One genomic window of Rhizomicrobium sp. includes the following:
- a CDS encoding TetR/AcrR family transcriptional regulator yields MTNKPSLRTRKKLRTWDAIAAAGAKLFLERGFGATTLEQIAELADIHKQTVLRYFKTKEEIALAYQLRAFEEFKKGLLNTHRRESAIEFWRAHVERSAKRLVARDGLAQSYRIFDSDPKVLAYALTLEHQYQELLSEALSREAGVDPRSDLYAIALAGLLVAGNYGMARNVRLGRRYKDLERAVLSVVDFAIHEFPPRHCIKRSRHAKPPSKGRLHASARLPRKRGG; encoded by the coding sequence ATGACGAACAAACCATCACTTCGCACCCGCAAGAAACTGAGAACTTGGGACGCCATCGCCGCGGCGGGAGCCAAGCTGTTCCTGGAGAGGGGGTTCGGTGCCACGACGCTGGAACAAATCGCCGAGCTGGCCGATATCCACAAGCAGACCGTGCTGCGCTACTTCAAGACCAAGGAAGAGATCGCGCTGGCCTATCAACTTCGCGCCTTCGAGGAATTCAAGAAGGGGCTGCTCAACACGCACAGGCGTGAGAGCGCGATCGAGTTTTGGCGAGCTCATGTCGAACGCTCGGCCAAGCGCTTGGTGGCGAGGGACGGGCTCGCCCAAAGCTACCGCATCTTCGACAGCGATCCCAAAGTGCTTGCCTATGCGCTCACGCTCGAACACCAATATCAGGAGCTTTTATCCGAGGCGCTGAGCCGTGAAGCTGGCGTTGATCCCAGATCCGACCTTTACGCGATCGCCCTTGCGGGACTCCTGGTGGCCGGGAATTACGGGATGGCCCGCAACGTCCGTCTGGGGCGCCGATACAAGGATCTCGAGCGCGCGGTGTTGTCGGTTGTCGACTTCGCAATCCACGAGTTCCCGCCCCGGCATTGCATCAAACGTAGCCGGCACGCAAAACCGCCCTCCAAAGGCAGGTTGCACGCCTCCGCCCGACTCCCCCGGAAGAGAGGCGGTTGA
- a CDS encoding oligopeptide:H+ symporter yields the protein MTEAVFDTKPARGDAAFFGHPAGLGWLAFTELWERFSYYGMTALLVLYMTHSLLTPQHMSHVLGFGPFQSFIALIYGPAAGQALASHIYGFYTAFVYLTPIGGGFLADRFIGRTNAVTAGAILMAVGHFLMAFDATFLLALLCLLLGVGCFKGNISSQVGALYKEGDPRRADAFQVFLFFVQIAVIASPFVCGRLADSFGSHYGFGAAGVGMLIGLATYLLGRRTLPPEAPRTARGGGPARPPLTRDDWTKIVLLIGLLPVLAVSVVGNQEVFNAYLVWGEANFQLTLFGMHMPITDLLGYGSIISATTIAVSVAFWRWWAARWPEPDELTKIAIGVTISATAPLLLVLAASIIAAHGGKISLAWAIGFELLNDLGFANVLPVGLALYSRAAPKGMTSTIIGLYFLHLFAGNFFVGWVGGLLTTMNATSFWALHVALILGAAVVLFVVKFLFGRILAPAYTEAETAAIR from the coding sequence GTGACCGAAGCCGTTTTCGACACCAAGCCCGCGCGCGGCGACGCCGCGTTCTTCGGCCATCCGGCCGGCCTCGGCTGGCTCGCCTTCACCGAATTGTGGGAACGGTTTTCCTATTACGGCATGACGGCGCTGCTGGTGCTCTACATGACGCACAGTCTGTTGACGCCGCAGCATATGAGCCACGTTCTGGGCTTTGGGCCGTTCCAGTCGTTCATCGCACTGATCTACGGACCGGCGGCGGGACAGGCCCTCGCTTCGCACATCTACGGCTTCTACACGGCGTTCGTGTATCTCACGCCGATCGGCGGCGGCTTCCTCGCCGACCGCTTCATCGGCCGCACCAACGCGGTGACCGCCGGCGCGATCCTGATGGCGGTGGGCCATTTCCTGATGGCGTTCGACGCGACCTTCCTGCTGGCGCTGCTCTGCCTCCTGCTCGGCGTCGGCTGTTTCAAGGGCAATATCTCGAGCCAGGTCGGCGCCCTCTACAAGGAAGGCGATCCGCGCCGCGCCGATGCCTTTCAAGTCTTCCTGTTCTTCGTGCAGATCGCCGTGATCGCGTCGCCCTTCGTATGCGGCCGTCTCGCGGACAGCTTCGGCTCGCATTACGGCTTCGGCGCGGCCGGCGTCGGCATGCTGATCGGGCTTGCCACCTACCTGCTCGGCCGCCGCACGCTGCCGCCCGAAGCACCCAGGACAGCGCGCGGCGGTGGGCCGGCGCGGCCGCCGCTCACGCGCGACGATTGGACCAAGATCGTGCTCCTGATCGGCCTGCTGCCGGTGCTGGCGGTCTCCGTCGTCGGCAATCAGGAGGTCTTCAATGCCTATCTGGTGTGGGGCGAGGCGAACTTCCAGCTCACGCTGTTCGGCATGCACATGCCGATCACCGACCTTCTCGGCTACGGCTCGATCATCAGCGCCACGACCATCGCGGTCTCCGTTGCGTTCTGGCGCTGGTGGGCGGCGCGCTGGCCCGAGCCCGATGAGCTGACGAAAATCGCGATCGGCGTCACGATCAGCGCGACGGCGCCGCTGCTGCTCGTTCTGGCGGCGTCGATCATCGCCGCGCATGGCGGCAAGATCAGCCTGGCCTGGGCGATCGGGTTCGAACTCCTGAACGATCTCGGTTTCGCCAATGTGCTGCCGGTGGGGCTCGCGCTCTATTCGCGCGCGGCGCCCAAGGGCATGACCAGCACCATCATCGGCCTCTATTTCCTCCATCTGTTCGCCGGAAACTTCTTCGTCGGCTGGGTCGGCGGCCTGCTGACGACGATGAACGCGACGTCGTTCTGGGCGCTGCACGTCGCCCTGATCCTGGGCGCGGCCGTGGTGCTGTTTGTCGTCAAATTCCTGTTCGGCCGCATCCTGGCGCCGGCCTATACCGAAGCGGAGACCGCTGCCATCCGCTAG
- a CDS encoding EamA family transporter yields MWLLLAFSGPILWAVSTHIDKYLVERFFKNSDTAVLMVFTALIGLIMLPVIAIFVNGIFAIRTTDILVMAASGVLYMGAMLLYLRAIQTEEASVVAPLFQMSTLFTFLIAYVLLGETLNWIQAGGGALVVAGVLSLSLDSSFRLKRWKPRFVLLMLACTFVLALSSVLFKLFAVRDSYWVTTFWIYAGEGVFGFGIIAIPRYRRQFTALFRRSPGAVMAINGANELINLGGSLGVRAASLLAPVALVSAVSSTSTLFVFAIGIVLTLFFPHLGREDLSRRALLQKGAGAVLVAAGVALLGGPAAD; encoded by the coding sequence ATGTGGCTCCTCCTCGCCTTTTCCGGTCCCATCCTCTGGGCGGTCTCCACCCATATCGACAAATATCTCGTCGAGCGGTTCTTCAAGAACAGCGATACCGCCGTCCTGATGGTGTTCACCGCGCTGATCGGGCTCATCATGCTGCCGGTCATCGCAATCTTCGTGAACGGCATCTTCGCCATCCGGACGACCGACATCCTCGTGATGGCGGCCTCCGGTGTGCTCTACATGGGCGCGATGCTGCTCTATCTGCGCGCGATCCAGACGGAGGAGGCCTCCGTCGTCGCGCCGCTGTTCCAGATGTCGACGCTCTTCACCTTCCTGATCGCCTATGTCCTGCTCGGCGAGACGCTGAACTGGATCCAGGCCGGCGGCGGCGCGCTGGTCGTGGCGGGCGTGCTGTCGCTGTCGCTCGATTCGTCGTTCCGATTGAAGCGCTGGAAGCCGCGCTTCGTGCTTCTCATGCTCGCCTGCACCTTTGTGCTGGCGCTGTCGTCCGTTCTCTTCAAGCTGTTCGCGGTGCGCGATTCCTACTGGGTCACGACCTTCTGGATTTATGCCGGCGAGGGCGTGTTCGGTTTCGGCATCATCGCCATTCCCCGCTATCGCCGGCAGTTCACTGCCCTGTTCCGCCGCAGTCCCGGCGCGGTGATGGCGATCAACGGCGCCAACGAACTGATAAACCTCGGCGGCAGCCTTGGCGTGCGGGCGGCGTCGCTGCTGGCGCCGGTGGCATTGGTCTCGGCGGTATCGTCGACCTCGACGCTGTTCGTCTTCGCCATCGGCATCGTGTTGACACTGTTCTTCCCGCATCTGGGACGCGAGGACCTGTCGCGGCGGGCACTTCTGCAGAAGGGCGCGGGCGCGGTACTGGTGGCGGCGGGCGTGGCGTTGCTGGGCGGGCCGGCGGCCGATTAA